Proteins from a single region of Allofrancisella inopinata:
- a CDS encoding PLP-dependent cysteine synthase family protein, which produces MLSLIGNTPIIKLKAPNNKHHLFAKCEWLNPTGSIKDRVAKYIIQELINSKQLKPNQALVEASSGNMGTSLAALGKLYNHPVYITCPEKTGPTKRVMIEKLGAKLTVCKNTSDYKDPEFYVNRAKEIAKEIDGILINQYDNKLNTLCHYETTGQEIVDFFTKNNLSLDYFITVGGSGGTITGCAKKIKEHFPDAKVIMPDPKGSVYYDIFNYGKPIQENIHSYKVEGPGNPVFCQSMDLSYIDEVIQFDDVQAFNSCNDLAKEQGIYAGHSSGANYLIANQLLKTLPPDRSYNILIMILDSGMKYTF; this is translated from the coding sequence ATGTTATCTTTAATAGGTAATACTCCTATCATTAAACTTAAAGCACCTAATAACAAACACCATCTTTTTGCGAAATGTGAATGGCTTAACCCTACAGGTAGTATAAAAGATCGTGTAGCTAAATATATAATACAAGAGTTAATTAACAGTAAACAACTTAAACCCAATCAAGCTCTCGTAGAAGCAAGTTCAGGAAACATGGGAACATCTTTAGCAGCTTTAGGCAAGCTATATAACCATCCTGTTTATATAACTTGCCCAGAAAAAACTGGTCCCACAAAAAGAGTTATGATTGAAAAATTAGGTGCTAAACTAACGGTTTGCAAAAATACTTCTGACTACAAAGATCCAGAATTTTATGTTAATAGAGCTAAAGAAATAGCCAAAGAAATTGATGGTATCTTAATTAACCAATATGATAATAAGCTAAATACACTTTGCCATTATGAAACTACTGGACAAGAAATTGTAGATTTCTTCACTAAAAATAATTTATCTCTAGATTATTTTATCACTGTCGGAGGCTCCGGTGGCACTATTACTGGATGTGCTAAAAAGATTAAAGAACATTTTCCAGACGCTAAAGTAATAATGCCAGATCCTAAAGGTTCTGTCTATTATGATATCTTCAACTATGGAAAGCCTATCCAAGAAAATATACATAGCTATAAAGTCGAAGGTCCAGGCAATCCGGTTTTTTGCCAATCTATGGATTTATCTTATATTGATGAAGTAATACAATTTGATGATGTCCAAGCTTTTAATTCTTGTAACGATCTAGCTAAAGAGCAAGGAATATATGCTGGACACAGCAGCGGTGCTAACTATCTTATAGCTAACCAACTTCTAAAAACCTTGCCCCCAGATAGATCCTATAATATCCTCATCATGATACTAGATAGCGGTATGAAATACACTTTTTAG
- a CDS encoding linear amide C-N hydrolase has protein sequence MKKLITALILISNVLITTYSFACSELNHDFGDKIGVYTARTMDMFIDLQPNLTVYPRGLKQDGGLKKNSLTWTSKYGYVSIDETNLNNLTGEGLNEKGLAAHLLYLGDTKQPKRHTSQPGVNGLFWVRYVLGNFASVQEVLDNLDKYQIYNPPISINGKESYIPVHYMIEDKTGDSALIEYINGKITVHKNVKTISNEPSYYQQLKNLEKAKELNFYNIDQLPGGANSTYRFIRASFINDNLPVAETPEQAVNYLFAAMDFVSVPFTKGYKDENFNNPSLLDKWPTQWKSVISLGENKLYITDTLTSNRVYIDLNKANLKDGTPIKTISVMDKNLVGDVTNKLA, from the coding sequence ATGAAAAAACTAATTACTGCCTTAATTTTAATCTCTAACGTGTTAATCACTACCTATAGCTTCGCGTGTTCTGAATTAAATCATGACTTTGGAGATAAAATAGGTGTGTATACAGCTAGAACTATGGATATGTTTATAGACTTACAACCAAACCTTACTGTGTATCCTAGAGGCTTAAAACAAGATGGTGGGCTTAAAAAAAATTCTCTGACTTGGACAAGTAAATATGGTTATGTCTCAATTGATGAAACAAATTTAAATAATCTAACTGGTGAAGGACTAAATGAGAAAGGACTTGCTGCTCACCTTTTATATTTAGGTGACACCAAACAACCCAAGAGACACACCTCCCAGCCTGGAGTAAATGGATTATTCTGGGTGAGATATGTTCTTGGAAATTTTGCAAGCGTACAAGAAGTATTAGATAATTTGGACAAATACCAAATATATAATCCTCCTATAAGCATAAATGGAAAAGAGTCATACATACCAGTTCATTATATGATCGAGGATAAAACTGGTGATAGTGCTCTAATAGAATATATAAATGGAAAGATTACTGTGCATAAAAATGTTAAAACTATTAGTAATGAACCTAGTTATTATCAACAACTTAAGAATTTAGAAAAAGCTAAAGAACTTAATTTTTATAACATCGATCAGCTTCCTGGCGGTGCTAATTCAACATATAGGTTTATACGAGCATCTTTCATAAATGACAACCTACCAGTAGCAGAAACCCCAGAACAAGCTGTAAACTACCTATTTGCTGCTATGGACTTTGTATCTGTTCCTTTCACTAAAGGTTATAAAGATGAAAATTTTAATAACCCCAGTCTTTTAGACAAATGGCCAACACAATGGAAAAGTGTAATTTCTTTAGGTGAAAATAAGCTATATATAACTGATACTTTAACCAGCAACAGAGTATACATTGACTTAAATAAGGCTAATTTAAAAGATGGAACCCCAATAAAAACTATTTCTGTCATGGATAAAAATTTAGTAGGTGATGTAACAAATAAGTTAGCATGA
- the mnmE gene encoding tRNA uridine-5-carboxymethylaminomethyl(34) synthesis GTPase MnmE produces MSTKDTIVAIATPQGTGGIGIIRISGTDALNISQRITRKKLTPRYATFCNLYHQDERIDNGIAIFFNSPFSYTGEDVVEIQAHGNPFILNLIIKAAIHHGARMAKAGEFTERAFLNNKLDLAQAEAVADIINASSELAAKSAAKSLQGEFSKEINSLLEKLIYLRMYVEASIDFPEEEINFLEDQKIYNSLEQIYNAILTVKNSCKQGVILAEGITIILVGKPNAGKSSLLNALAGKETAIVTSIAGTTRDIVKEHIQINGVPMHIIDTAGLRSSDDIIESEGIKRAIKKIQEADQILFVTDDYINSRVNFSDIKEIIPEFYNQIPQNINITYVHNKIDLLDTIPQNSENHIYISAEKNIGINELKECILKKVGFINQNESIYTARERHMTAIDKAFQHINLAKKQLSLGNGELIAEELLIVQEYLNSITGKFSSDDLLGEIFSSFCIGK; encoded by the coding sequence ATGTCAACAAAAGATACTATTGTTGCAATAGCAACTCCACAAGGTACAGGCGGGATAGGAATTATAAGAATCTCTGGAACAGATGCTCTAAATATCTCCCAGAGGATCACTCGTAAAAAACTAACCCCTCGTTATGCTACTTTTTGCAATCTTTATCACCAAGATGAAAGAATAGATAATGGTATTGCAATATTTTTTAACTCCCCTTTCTCATATACAGGAGAAGATGTTGTTGAAATTCAAGCACATGGAAACCCATTTATTCTTAATTTAATTATCAAAGCAGCTATTCATCATGGAGCAAGAATGGCCAAAGCTGGTGAATTTACAGAAAGGGCTTTTTTAAATAACAAACTTGATTTAGCCCAAGCTGAAGCAGTAGCTGATATAATTAATGCTTCATCAGAATTAGCTGCCAAATCCGCCGCCAAATCTCTACAAGGAGAATTTTCTAAAGAAATAAATAGCCTTCTAGAGAAACTAATCTACCTAAGAATGTATGTTGAAGCATCTATAGATTTCCCAGAAGAAGAAATAAACTTTTTAGAAGACCAAAAAATATATAATAGTTTAGAACAAATCTATAACGCTATTTTAACTGTTAAAAATAGCTGTAAACAAGGTGTTATACTTGCTGAAGGTATAACTATAATTTTAGTTGGCAAACCAAATGCTGGTAAATCTAGTCTTTTGAATGCTCTTGCCGGAAAGGAAACTGCTATTGTAACCTCTATAGCTGGTACTACTAGAGACATTGTAAAAGAGCATATCCAAATAAATGGTGTACCAATGCATATAATTGATACTGCAGGGCTTAGAAGCAGTGACGATATTATAGAAAGTGAAGGTATTAAAAGAGCTATAAAAAAAATTCAAGAGGCTGATCAAATACTTTTTGTCACTGATGATTATATAAACAGTAGAGTTAATTTTAGTGATATAAAAGAAATTATCCCTGAATTCTATAATCAAATTCCACAAAACATAAATATAACCTACGTGCATAATAAAATAGATTTACTAGATACAATTCCCCAAAACTCTGAAAATCATATTTATATATCTGCTGAAAAAAATATTGGGATTAATGAGTTAAAAGAGTGTATCCTTAAGAAAGTCGGGTTTATAAACCAAAATGAAAGCATTTATACAGCCAGAGAAAGACATATGACAGCAATTGATAAAGCTTTTCAACACATCAATTTAGCAAAAAAACAATTATCATTAGGTAATGGTGAGCTTATTGCTGAAGAATTACTCATCGTTCAAGAGTATTTAAACTCTATAACTGGTAAATTTAGTTCTGATGATTTATTAGGAGAAATTTTCTCAAGCTTTTGTATTGGTAAATAA
- the hpf gene encoding ribosome hibernation-promoting factor, HPF/YfiA family has product MDIQITGRHVEVTDPIKKYVDEKIGKIGHYFDNITSTKVILAVEKEYQVAEAIVIVPGSEFVAKAEDKDLYAAIDMLEGKLARQLKKHKNKIKCNHGE; this is encoded by the coding sequence ATGGATATTCAAATTACAGGTAGGCATGTAGAAGTTACTGATCCAATCAAAAAATACGTTGATGAAAAGATCGGTAAAATCGGGCATTATTTTGATAATATTACATCAACAAAGGTGATTCTAGCTGTTGAAAAAGAATATCAAGTAGCTGAAGCTATAGTTATAGTGCCTGGCAGTGAGTTTGTAGCCAAAGCTGAAGATAAAGATTTATATGCAGCTATAGACATGCTAGAAGGTAAGCTAGCTCGTCAACTTAAAAAACATAAGAATAAAATTAAATGTAACCATGGAGAATAA
- a CDS encoding PTS sugar transporter subunit IIA, with the protein MNLKALIDRKNIILNLNIESKKRLIEFFANRLADTHPEVDEDNVIRSVYQRERIGNTYIGKNIYIPHCRVEGLITTKIIIATLKNSYYDDIVNEEIKIAVGVFFPYKISKIHIELLKQLAFYLKDVHIQKYFEGADNADTLYKLIVKNNDT; encoded by the coding sequence ATGAATTTAAAGGCTTTAATAGATAGAAAAAATATTATCCTGAACCTTAACATTGAATCTAAAAAGAGATTGATTGAATTTTTTGCTAATAGGCTAGCAGACACTCATCCTGAGGTTGACGAAGATAATGTAATTCGTAGTGTTTACCAAAGAGAAAGGATCGGCAACACATATATAGGCAAAAATATTTATATTCCACATTGTAGAGTTGAGGGATTGATCACTACTAAAATAATTATTGCTACGCTAAAAAATAGCTACTACGATGATATAGTTAACGAAGAGATAAAAATAGCTGTTGGTGTGTTTTTCCCATATAAAATTTCAAAAATACATATAGAACTCCTAAAACAATTAGCATTTTATCTAAAAGATGTCCACATCCAGAAGTATTTTGAAGGTGCTGACAATGCCGATACATTATACAAATTGATTGTTAAAAATAATGATACCTAA
- a CDS encoding RNA methyltransferase, with amino-acid sequence MIPNNLLTNIRIVLVEPSHSGNIGSAARAMLNMGLTNLWLVNPKKEINEEAKALACHALEVINNVKAVNTLAEALVGVDYIVGTSARVRRVSLPIEPISKVASNVLNKIKASNDKIAILFGRERTGLLNEELLMSNVHAYIPSNEGYTSLNLAQAVQLVAYEIYKQALDVLDLNDVPDYTHLHKKASAKELQGFYKHIEEMMVATGFLDKDRPGYVMDKVKRLFQRSELESQEVNILRGFLSSIKMDNS; translated from the coding sequence ATGATACCTAATAATTTACTCACTAATATCCGAATAGTTTTAGTTGAACCATCTCATAGTGGGAATATCGGATCTGCAGCAAGGGCTATGTTGAATATGGGTCTAACAAATTTATGGTTAGTTAACCCTAAGAAAGAAATTAATGAAGAAGCAAAAGCATTAGCATGTCATGCTTTAGAAGTTATCAATAACGTCAAAGCAGTAAATACTTTAGCAGAAGCCTTGGTTGGAGTAGATTATATAGTTGGAACCAGCGCTAGAGTTAGGCGAGTCTCCTTGCCAATAGAACCTATATCAAAAGTGGCTAGTAATGTTTTAAATAAGATAAAAGCTTCTAATGATAAAATAGCTATACTTTTTGGTAGAGAAAGGACAGGCTTATTAAATGAAGAATTGCTTATGAGTAATGTGCATGCATATATACCCTCTAATGAAGGGTATACATCGCTAAATCTAGCTCAAGCAGTACAGCTTGTGGCTTATGAAATATATAAACAAGCTCTTGATGTTTTAGATTTAAATGATGTACCAGATTATACTCATTTGCACAAAAAAGCATCTGCAAAAGAGCTACAAGGGTTTTATAAGCATATTGAAGAGATGATGGTAGCTACAGGATTTTTAGATAAAGATAGGCCTGGGTATGTTATGGATAAGGTTAAAAGGCTTTTTCAAAGAAGTGAATTAGAAAGTCAAGAAGTAAATATTTTACGAGGCTTCTTGAGTTCTATAAAAATGGATAATAGTTAA
- the rnhB gene encoding ribonuclease HII, protein MIILGIDEAGRGPLSGPVVVAGVILDLNRPIEGLADSKKISSKKREILALEITTKAKAYSIIEVSAKEIDQLNILQATLYGMEKVAEDLKNQFDKVLVDGNRLPNWRYNSEAIVKGDSKIPEISAASILAKVHRDNICFEHEKKYPQYGFAKHKGYPTKEHLKNILKHGVLEIHRRSYKPIANILEIKG, encoded by the coding sequence ATGATAATACTAGGTATTGATGAGGCAGGTCGTGGTCCATTGTCTGGACCGGTTGTGGTAGCTGGAGTTATCCTTGACCTGAATAGACCTATAGAAGGTTTGGCAGATTCTAAAAAGATAAGTAGTAAAAAAAGAGAAATACTTGCTCTAGAGATAACGACTAAAGCTAAGGCTTATTCAATCATAGAGGTGTCTGCTAAAGAAATAGATCAGCTTAATATCCTTCAAGCAACTTTGTACGGTATGGAAAAAGTAGCAGAGGATTTAAAAAATCAGTTTGACAAAGTTTTAGTTGATGGTAATAGGCTACCAAATTGGCGATATAATTCTGAAGCTATTGTAAAAGGAGATTCTAAGATTCCGGAAATTTCAGCCGCTTCGATATTAGCAAAAGTACATAGAGATAATATATGCTTTGAGCATGAAAAGAAATATCCACAATATGGTTTTGCTAAACATAAAGGATATCCCACTAAAGAACACTTAAAAAATATTCTAAAGCATGGTGTATTAGAAATACATCGAAGAAGTTATAAACCTATAGCAAATATTTTGGAAATAAAAGGTTAA
- the mglB gene encoding transcriptional regulator MglB has translation MAMLRAYIIKATYNWLVDHGFTPYVLVDTEYDGVIVPTNYVDEDKKILLDLSLQAIQNFHIDDQKISFDATFDGQSMSVVIPIESVLEVFSRETEQGIYAREFGYGINVNEGEDDDSVNPNKVGENTSSDNNVITLD, from the coding sequence ATGGCAATGCTTAGAGCCTATATAATTAAGGCAACATATAACTGGCTAGTAGACCATGGATTTACACCATATGTGCTAGTAGATACCGAATATGACGGTGTTATAGTGCCAACTAATTATGTAGATGAAGACAAGAAAATACTGTTAGATTTATCCCTACAAGCTATCCAAAACTTTCATATAGATGACCAAAAAATTTCTTTTGACGCTACATTTGATGGTCAATCTATGTCAGTAGTAATACCTATAGAATCTGTGCTAGAGGTGTTCTCTAGGGAAACTGAGCAAGGGATATATGCGCGTGAGTTTGGATATGGTATTAACGTTAATGAAGGTGAGGATGACGATTCAGTTAACCCCAACAAAGTAGGCGAAAATACTTCTTCTGACAATAACGTTATAACTCTAGATTAA
- the mglA gene encoding transcriptional regulator MglA, with product MVLYTKKNDIYSDIVRMILLIKGANAKFIDVSDEENSKHFEELNIITPNGNIPTLTTEDFAVYRLGVIIEAIEDLYPFPPMFPVFPKQRANSRILLEHVNKSFLQNIHKLCELDLDQEQINEIKKAMQKELIKTYKTVINERDINAESNPDSQNINVLTLIMTFVFYYFIKLKIAIPTKDKNIIKEIKALFNEPNFVKTIKDGAKYGNA from the coding sequence TTGGTTTTATACACAAAAAAGAATGATATCTATAGTGATATAGTACGCATGATCCTTCTTATAAAAGGAGCTAATGCTAAATTTATAGATGTTTCAGACGAGGAAAACTCTAAACATTTTGAAGAACTAAATATTATAACTCCTAACGGCAATATCCCTACATTAACTACTGAAGATTTTGCCGTTTATCGATTAGGAGTTATTATAGAGGCTATAGAGGACCTATACCCTTTTCCGCCTATGTTTCCTGTGTTTCCGAAACAGCGAGCTAATTCCAGAATTCTTTTGGAACATGTTAATAAAAGCTTCCTTCAAAATATTCATAAGCTGTGTGAGCTTGACTTAGACCAAGAACAAATTAATGAAATAAAAAAAGCTATGCAAAAAGAGCTTATCAAAACTTATAAAACAGTTATAAATGAAAGGGATATAAATGCTGAAAGTAATCCTGACTCTCAAAACATAAACGTTTTAACACTTATTATGACTTTTGTTTTTTATTATTTCATTAAACTAAAAATAGCTATTCCAACTAAAGACAAAAATATCATTAAAGAAATTAAAGCTCTTTTTAATGAACCAAACTTTGTTAAAACTATTAAAGACGGAGCTAAATATGGCAATGCTTAG
- the rpsI gene encoding 30S ribosomal protein S9, protein MSEYNYGTGRRKSSVARVFMKKGTGQFIVNGLPLEQYLCRETDCMIVKQPLELTNNVDNFDLKVTVKGGGSTGQAGAIRLGVTRALIEFDEDLKPALRQAGFVTRDPRKVERKKPGLRKARRRRQFSKR, encoded by the coding sequence ATGTCAGAATATAATTATGGTACAGGTCGTCGCAAAAGCTCTGTAGCTCGTGTGTTTATGAAAAAAGGTACAGGTCAGTTTATTGTTAATGGTCTTCCATTAGAACAATACTTATGCCGTGAAACAGATTGCATGATTGTTAAACAACCTTTAGAGTTAACAAATAATGTTGATAATTTTGATCTAAAAGTAACTGTAAAAGGTGGGGGATCAACTGGTCAAGCAGGTGCTATACGTTTAGGAGTCACTAGGGCTCTTATAGAGTTTGATGAGGATTTAAAACCAGCTTTACGTCAAGCAGGGTTCGTAACTCGTGATCCACGTAAAGTTGAGCGTAAAAAACCAGGTCTTAGAAAAGCTCGTAGAAGAAGACAGTTCTCTAAGCGTTAA
- the rplM gene encoding 50S ribosomal protein L13 gives MKTFTAKPSDIKRDWLLIDATDKTLGRLATEVAMILRGKNKPEYTPHMDTGDYVIIINAEKVAVTGNKRKAKIYHHHTGYIGGIKSISFEKLIATHPERAIEKAVKGMLPRSPLGRTMFKKLKVYAGENHPHTAQQPQALNI, from the coding sequence ATGAAAACGTTTACTGCAAAACCATCAGATATCAAAAGAGATTGGCTTTTGATCGATGCTACAGATAAAACTTTAGGTCGCCTTGCTACAGAAGTAGCTATGATCCTAAGAGGTAAAAACAAGCCAGAATATACTCCACATATGGATACTGGTGATTATGTTATTATCATAAATGCTGAAAAAGTAGCTGTAACTGGCAACAAAAGAAAAGCAAAGATTTACCACCACCACACTGGCTACATTGGTGGGATCAAATCTATATCTTTTGAAAAGCTAATAGCCACTCATCCAGAAAGAGCCATTGAAAAAGCTGTTAAGGGCATGTTACCAAGAAGCCCTTTAGGTCGCACTATGTTTAAAAAACTAAAGGTATATGCTGGTGAGAATCACCCACATACAGCTCAACAACCTCAAGCTCTAAATATTTAA